The window CTAGTCAGGCCCCTCTTTCCTGGGACTTTTACTGTAGTTCATACAGATATCTGTGACCAGCCTGTGCCATGGAACAAGGAGAATTCGGAGGACTATGTGCACTCTGCTACTTCTCTGCTTGCTTGTAAGTTTTCCTCCAACAAACCCCATGTTATATCTGCATCCTGTGGTGTGTCAAAAGCTGGCTTCCCAAATATCATCAACATAGCTTGTTGATAAGGCAAAGTGGAATTTATAGTGTACCGGGGTAAAGGAGAACACCACCTCTGCAAAGCTTTAGCAGTACcttagagagagaaagcaaggtcAGAATTTTAGCATTGGAAATTTGGTTTGAGGTGGGTCTTTCAATGCAGGGACTAGGTAAGGATTGTGATAGAACAGTCCAGGATTGGTGGAAGGCAAGAATTTTGATGTGAGAGATTCAAAGACTCTTAGGGAATTTCAAACTCTCTATTGATGTTTTCCATTGAAAAGTTGATGAATTTTTCCTGGTGGTTGGGGATGTCCTCATAATGAACAATGATGCCGTTTTCCTGGGCAAGGAAGTCTTGCAAAAGTAAAGTCATGCTAATGAAGATAGTAGAATAGCAAAGTCATGTTAATGTAGACAGTAAAGTGTGGTTTCAGTTCTTGGTGTCCAGGCTGAATATGGCAATTGAAGGATTTGGTTTGCAGGTACTAGTGCTATATGTTCATGACTCCTTTATGTGATGaccaacatttttcaaaaaatgaaaccaaCTAGAGTTGAATTGCATTTAGCAAAGGTAAGTATTGTTTTGTGGAACTTTTGTTTCAgttatgtttatgtatgtgtgaaaTGAATCATGaagtaaaatctatttctttCAATGAGTCTGgattcaaaaatgtttgaaagctaCTGCCTTAGAAAGATTCTAAAAAGACTCCTTAAAAGAGATGATCCCCTCTCTCAGCTACCTTGCACTGCTCCAATCTAACCCTCCATGCTACTAGAGAAGCTTCTAGCTTTGTTAGGAAAGAAATACATAATCTGAGGATTTGAAGAGATTCCAATTATGTAGATTgttgggcagggtggggtgggggacagtgggAACTTTGAATCTATCGTTTGTCATTTTGGAGAGAGCTGAGAGAAACCATGTTGCTAATGCAGTGTGAAAGTTGGAGGATAAACATGAACACCTTTCTACTGTGAGCACTGTTAGCATCTAAAACAAATCCTTAAGAATGCATAGTTTCCCATTTCACTGAGATACAATTTGCTTAGGTAGGGAACTAGGTAAGATGACCTAGGTGGTCCCTTCATTGGGAGGCTATTTGATTCTGGAGAGGATCCAACAACAGAAACTGGCAGTTAATTTGAGATGTGTTATCTGGCCCAGCACCTGGTTCTGAGGTATTGTTGGATAGAACATCAGATGTGCCTCATCTATTGAAACAGAGTTTCTGTTCTCAAGTGGATCATCTACTTCTTtgaggaaattctgccattttagGGCTTTGGAAGCCTGGAGGTTTGGGAAGGGATGTGTTAATGGAAAATAacacaaactctgtaaaataatttaaaggggtgtattctgagccaagtatgaGGACCATGACTCAGAActatgcccaagaagccttgagcaagtggtctcactATGGTTgtgttatagtttggttttacacatttaagggagacaggaattacacataaagtcataaatcaatacatggaaggtgtccattggtttggccccaaaaggcaggacatctcgaaatgactggggtggggtgggggcaatgTGGGGGGTCAaggttataggtgagtttaaagattctttgatttgtaattggttaaagaaatgaagctttgtctacaggcttggaatgttttaaggtaAGGAAATCtgctaatcagagacaagccaccagacatagacTCATGAGATCTGTTGGGAAAACTGAGGACCTACCGGTGTGGTtcaagctttgtcttgcatagccttaggcctagtaatgagttacaaaggatattcTTCTTGGAACATGACTAATattgtctgacctcccttctcaggccagcaactcagctttaaggtatTTCTGGGGTTCCCTTGGACATGAAGGGATCCATTCAATCAGCTGGGGGGATTAagattgtattttattaatagttcacaGATGTAAGCCCCCCCATCCCCACAATCAGGCCTGAAATCCGAAATTCCTCAGAGGGCCCATTCCTTTGGATAAGGCACTGTCTCTCCTTTGGCCCAGCATTTtagcttttcctatttttttgttttgttttgttttgccttcctatttataaaaaataggCTTGGGGTCTTTctctttatcaaaaaaaaaaaaagtctgagaaatATTGCAACACCTCCTTAGTGGGAAGTGAAGTAGTATATTCAggaattcattcagcaaataagCATTAAAGATAATTGGGGCCCAAGACTGTATTAAGCACTGGGGTTCCTTGCTCTTGAAGCTCTTTGTAAACAGGTAAATCATAGCCCCATGGCCGGGGTTGGGGACAGATCCTAGGCTTCAGAGCTATAGAGACCTGGGAGAGAATcacattttcctcctttcttaaTGGTACCATCTTAGACTGTCCATGCAGCTGAGCTTcaattttcttgtctgtaaactAATGAGAACAAAAACGAAAAGACAAAGTGCATTCAGCAATTAAGGAGATGATGTTATTCAGGCTATTGCCACAGGGAGAATActccaagaaaagaaatttagggCTTTATAGAGAGACAGGTAAACAAGGGAGCCATCCACAAATCTTGAGGGGGTCAGGAAGGATGGAGAGGATCTTATCTCAGGGAATTTTCCCGGGCAGCATGTTTCTTTGCAATTGGCTTTGGAACACAaaaaggtgggaggatttctcAACTGTGGCTGCTttcctggagcccagggctcTCATGAAGTTCAATGTTGTCAAGCACTTAGCATAAAACCTGAGCTATGGTAGGCATTCAATAAGtgtttccctcttttcctccaaTAGAAGGATGTACAAACTGTTGTAGAGATTCAGAGAAGAGCGTGACAGATTTACTCTgcttgggaaaactggatttgaTAAAGGATCCTGAATCTTAAAGATAAAATAGTGATttgcaggaaagaggaaaaaaggagagtgTTCTAGGTAGAGCTAACATGATGGATAAAGGCATAGAGGCTTAAAAGAGGTTTGCATATTCAGAGGCAAGCAGTAACTTcaatgtggtggtggtggtgggtgacAGAAGTAACTGGACATGAAGTAGGTTTGAGTTAGATTGTAGAAACCCTTGGAAAGCCATTTAATGCCTACTGTTTCAGGAAAGGAGTCtaggaatttattattttaacaagatGAGGTTCTAGTTTATGAGACCCCTTCTCTTAGtggggagaccagttaggaaggTAGTACAGTGATCCAGAGAAAACCAAGCCCTGAACTAGGGCAGTGGCCATGAGGATGAAAAGGAGAAAGCTAATTAAAAAGATAGTATGTAGACAGATTATGTAGTTTCTGGAGAAGGGTGTGCATAGGATGAAGGAGGAGGTGGAATAGTGGAAGATGAATATGTTAATAACAATATAGGCTAATATTTCTAAGTGCTTACAGTGGGCCATGTACTGTTCTAAGAGCTCTCCATATACCTCTTTTAATCCACCCAATAGTCCTTTGAGACTATTACATGATCACTATTAATAAGTgctcttatttccattttcagatgaagaaaatgaggcatagagaagttaagtaacttgcttaaggtttCAGATAGTAAGTGGTGAAACCACAATTCAAGCATAGGCTATCAGAATGCAGAGACAGAAGTTTGGATGACTGTGTGGCATGTTGCCATTTATTGGGATGGAAGGATATAAGAGGAGGGGCAGATTTGGAGGGAAAGTGTTATAGTTTTGGACAAATTGATATTGAGGTGCCTGCGGGCTCTATGTGAGTACAGCACATGATTGATTAAATGTATCTGGAGCCCCACAGAAAACTGGAGCTGGGTACTTGAAGGACATCATCATACAAGTGTGTGCTCACCAGGGGCCACAGGACTGTTCTAGGTGAATGGGATGCACAAAATGGGGGTGAGGTGAGGTTGGAGGGAAGAAAATGGTGAAACAAACAAGGGGAAGCAGTAATTTGAAGACAAATTTGATTAACTTCAGATTTCATGGGCAATGCCTTAGACTTGGAGCCTAATATTCATAAATAGTGTTTATTTAATTCAAGCTGACTGGCACAGCTAGAAGTGTCCTATAGCACCATATGCCTAGGGATTCTTGAGCATGTGCTGGGACAGATCCATAGTGCCTGTGGTAGGATGAAAAAATTGCTCCTTTAAAAGTacccacatcctaatccctgagACCTTGAATGTTActatatatggtaaaaaaaaaaaaagaaataaagaaaaaaaagggttatttgtagatgtaattaaattaaagatCTCGAGATgtagagattatcctggattatctgggtgggccctgcTGTTAGAATCGGTTTCCcttggccccaggaacagagaggcagagtcaccgaggctgcaaaaggcaaaggagtttactggctagctccaGCTAGGGttcaagtcccagagcaccaacgcagtggcctctccacgaagcaggaccccgccctgggctaaaactaagcttttatactttccagtggGTTACATACtctgggcacaccatcccccctccctccctcagttcatttgttccttcaagactggctgaccgtgtcagctcctgattggtcagttccatggtcacgttaactcctgattggtcggctccaagtctTGGGATCCTCTGGTGGTCATCGGTGTcattttggggaaggggagggcccgtGCCGGGAAAcggaaacttaggcctattccaggaagcctagcctgtcatggagttactTTTGCTCTTATACTgccatcacatgtatcctataaaagGAAGGCTGGGGAAGATCttacacacacagaggaaaaggtAAAACGAAGATGGAGCAGAGAGAAATTTGAAGATGTTGGCCTTGAAGATTGGAATAATGTGCTCCAAGCCAATGAATACCAGCAGCCACCAGAACTTGGAAAGACAAGAAATAGATTCTCCCCTAAAGCAGCCAGAGGAACCATGGACCTtccagcaccttgatttcagcctagtaatacagatttcagacttctggcctccagaactatgagagaataaatttctgtaattttaaaccaccaagtttgTAATGATTTGCTATAGCAGCCATAGGGGGAAACTAATAAAATGTTCCCTTAAAGATACTACTATTTAGCACACTTGATCCACTAATCCCTAATTCTCAGTAGGTCTCAGGCCCCACTTGCCACATGTTAAACATGACactcttggccaggtgtggtggctcacgcctgtaatcctagcactctgggaggccaagcgggaggatcactggaggtcaggagttcgagaccagcctgagcaagagcaagaccccgtctctactaaaaaatagaaagaaattaacctgacaactaaaaatatatagaaaaaattagccgggcatggtgatgcatggctgtagtcccagctacttgggaggctgtggcaggaggattgcttgagcccaagagtttgaggttgctgtgagctaggctaacaccaaggcactctagcccgggcaagagagtgagactgtctcaaaaaaaaaaaaaaagaaataaagaaagacatGACACTCTTGTTATGTGATTTGGCCAAGTTTTCTTGGAACACATGGAATAGGGAGAACTTTAGCTCCATGTGGCggaaaagggggaaaatacaGTTCTTTACCTGAAAAGCACTATGCAAAATGATTAGCCTACAAACCCCCAAAATGTGAGTGAATAATTGCTGCAGATCTGGCAGCTCCTCTGATTGGACTGTATCTTGAGGAATCATATGAACCATCTCTCTGACTTCTTTGCCCAAACACAGCCAAGATCGTGCAGGTAAAAGGATATCTGGTTTCTAGCAGACACCTGGCCTACTAGTTGGCATGGCTGCTCAGGACAGAGTAACTGTCAGTCAAGAACCATGAGCAGACTACATCTTAGGAGACGTTGGCTGGAGAAAGCACATACAGAGAATGGATTGAGATTTGCTGCTGTAAAGTGTAAAAGGGCCACTCTCAGAAATGCTGTTACGATGGCTAACAGTTATCTTTCTCTCAAGTGTTAGATTGGAAAATAAGTTCTGTGAGGAGGATTGGGACAGAGTCCTAAACACATTTTAGCCAACCTGTAAAATCAGAAAGGCTTCATAATATTGCTTTCCTCCCAAAACTCCAAAATACCAAGAAACTATGCAGAAGAACTAAGTATACCTTTGGGAATGTTGAAGCCAACATATCAGTGGAATATTGACAGAGTAAAATCCTACAGTTTTCATCTATGGAagatgtgaactaaaataaaatcttgaggcttctcccttccccctgACTGGCTGGCTGAATGGACCCCTCCTAGCCAAGAACACACCCTAAAACTGAATTGCTTGCCACAAGGAGGCCTGACATGCCTCATTATGCCCCCCCACCCTTCTTGtaaatatcctttgtaactcattgacgggcctaaggctatgcaagacaaacctgcaggtacttaatttacacaacaaatatgtcccagcttgtctctgattaacagacatccttatcttaaaacattccaagccttttagacaaagcttcatgttttacaagtcaaagaatatttaacctcacctataacctgtaagcacccCCCCcagagatggcccaccttttggAGCcaaaaccaatgtatgccttccacgtattgatttatgactttacctataattcctgtctctctgaaatgtataaaaccaaactgtaatctaaccacagcaagtccacttgctcaagacttcttgagtgtggctctgggtcatgctcctgaaatttggctcagaataaacccctttaaactattttataaagtttggcttcttttccgttgacaaAGAGAATCTAGAGTCTACAACCCTCACagtacagatgggaaaactgagacccagggaggCGCAGAGACTTGTTCAAGGCCACACAGTTAGTGGCAAAATTAAGATAAGAGCAGAACCCAGGTGTCTATACTCTCAAGATAACTCTCATCCCAGTAATGCAGGCCTTATAATCACTGTGCAACAGGCTGATACCAATTTAGAAGGCAGGTCCCCTGGATATCTGCcaaaaaagtagatttttttttcaacccaactttatttatttagatattagATATTTGCCCTGTAGTCTCGCTTCATTGTCCATAATGTTTTACTTGGTGAGGTCCTGATTCATGGCAgtaaaaacatacttaaaaatcaCATTTCCAGGAAGTACACTGGCTGATTACAATCCCTCCGCTGCCTGCCAATGCGCGCAAAGTAAAATTCCTCCTGCAGGCCAGACACATTCCGTCAGGTCTCGTGCCCGTTAGCAATCAGGAAATTAGCGGAACCTTGGAGCTGACCACTTGTACCTGTCAGTGTTTATTTGCGAGAAGAACACTTCCTCCGGCGAACACGTAACCTCACATGTGGTTACGGTGGCCACTAACTCTCAAGTTCCTATTTGTCACGCTGTCGCTGGAAGGCGGGCTTGCGTAGGGGTCACGCTCTCCAATTGGCTGTTGGCGCGGTGCGGTTTGGAGTGAGGGTAGCACGTTGAGCTGAAGGCTGTGCAGAGCGCCTTGGCACGGGTCCTGGCCTTGAGCCCAGTGTCTGGTGGGAATTCCGGCTCGGGCCAGGTCTGGGTCTCCGGGAATGGATCTCATGTGGAGTGCGTGGTACGGAAAGTGGGTCAAAGTGAAAGAATCGTCGCCACTCTGGGGTCAGAGCATCGTGGTCGCCTGGCTCACTAGGGCCGAGTGGGACCAGGTGACGGTTTATCTGTTCTGTGATGACCATAAGTTGCAGCGCTACGCGCTGAACCGCATCACCGTGTGGAGAAGCAGGTAAGGCGGCAGGCTCCGCCTTCTTTCCTGAGTGCTGGTGGCGCCTCACCTCTTTGTCGAGTTTCTATAAGGCCGTATTGCCCAGGCTTTCCCTAAATTGCCTATTGTCCCTCTTCAAGTGCCTGGAGGTAAAGCCGCAGCCAAGCTCTTGCTGTCATCCCGTTTGTGGTTGGAAAATAAGGGGTTGTGCCTCAATAATTCTCTTGTTATATCTATGAGCTTTACCCCTTACCTCCGAAAAGTGACCTTCTCCCAACTTGAGTAGGGTCCCAGAGGGACCAGTGGAGCCTGATCCAGGGCTTAAGGAGTAGGTTAGCACTCTAGGTTGGATTTCCGATTTGAATTAGGGAGGGCAAGGAGGGAGTCTTGCCTGCAAAATCATGTTTTAGTTGGGCGCCTCAGTCCAGTTGGTAAGAGTGAGTTGGCGGGCAGATTAGTGAGGGATAAAGGGCTTCTCTAGCTGAATGGGTTGAGGGTTTCAGGCTGAAAGAAAGGGGACATGTCCACACAACTGTTGATTTACAGTCTGGCAGTTAGGTGTTCTGTGTTCACCCTAGCCAGCCCCTCATCCCTTGTATACTGTTGGGTCTCACGGATGTTGCCCTCTCACCTTCCACCTTCTTGTTTTGTGTCTGTTCATGCACTCTTGACTCAGTATATGATGGGAATAGCCTACAACAACCTAGGTTCTGAGGTGGAGGGTGGACCAGTGTAAGGGGCCTTTATGATGGTGCTGGACTGTGGCCCTTTAGGTTAGGCAACGAACTGCCCCTGGCAGTGGCTTCTACTGCTGACCTGATACGCTGTAAGCTCATGGATGTAACTGGTGGCTTGGGCACTGATGAACTTAGACTGCTCTATGGCATGGCATTGGTCAGGTAAGACCTGCATGGGTAAGGGTGGGGATTGTCttggggggcggggagtgggggaggCAAGTGATACGCAAAGCTTGGCTTCAGGTGCCACCTGAAGGAAAACCCTGCGTGTGGGTCAGCCTGTGATTATTGCTTGACTTGACAGCTTTTGGTACCCCCGTCaacacattcttctttttcttcccttttcctgaaagccttctctcttccatttttctttccttggaatATGGGAGTCGAGGGGCGTTCAGAGCAGGTGATCTCTCTATGggtctgatatttttttcttcccctttaacTCATCACCCAGAGGAACTTTTCTGAGTTGGTCTATGTCCTTGCCTGTGATTTAATGTGGACTTTCCAACCCTACCCCCATCTATACCTAGCACCACccttttccccttctctcccccatGAACACTAAAAAGTTGCTGAGTTGTGAAAGTGGAGTTCAGAGTTCCTGACTTACAAAGTGACTCATAGTGGTTCTAGCTGTCTCATACACATTGGGAAAAAGGTTCCCACTGAGTTTTTTCATCCGTCAAAGTCTTTGCTCATCTCATATACTGTTCCTCTTGTCTGCTTTGAGAGCCTTCCTTGCTTTTCTTACCTTCTCCCTTGTGCTACACATTATCATCTGATGTAGTCTTTTGTAGCATTTATAGTATATTACATTTTAGTGTAATATGTTATTATGTCATGGTTATTTATCCTAGACCGAACTCTTCAATGCCAGAGCAGCATCCTATTCATCTGTATGGCTTCAGTACAGGGCAGACTCTCAGTAAGTGTTGGAGTGGATGGAACCGTCCCTGCTCTGGCTGACACCAACCATAAGAACAGGACAGGACAGTCAGTGGAAAGGTTGTGGAAATGCAAGGTGTCAGTAACTCAGCAAGGTGTTTTGAGTAAAACAGTGCCCTGGGCTGTGCCACTTatttctcccccaaccccaggttTGTGAATCTTATCTCGGAGAGGAAGACAAAGTTTTCCAGGCTCCCTCTCAAGTTCCTGGCTCAGGAGGTGCGTATGATAAAGTGGACTTGCTCAATTCTCTCTTAAAGAGGGCTTACTGAATGGGGAATGGGATAATGTGGGCACATGGTCAAACTAGCTCATCCCCTCACTATCAGCCAAGTCCAGCAAGAACCGCAGAGCTTCAGCTTCCCGCTTGAAAGAAACAGCATTGCTCCATCGCTCATGACTAGTTTCTCAGAGGGCTTGGCCTGCCCAGCTTGCTGGGTATGGCCCAGTGAAACTCAGGAGCCAGAATGTACCACCAGATGAGGACAGGAAAGAGGGGGCAGTTACAGCACTTACCCTTAGGATAACAGTCTGAGGGAGGAGACAGCTCAGCCCAGTAGCATAAAAATGCCATACATTCCTGCCCTGAGTGAGTATATGAAGTGTGTAGAGGTCCCAGAGGCAGGCATGCTCTTAGTTATCCGGGGGATCTTCCTGCGGgaggtgtgggagggagggaagggtaaaggggacccagggagagggatagggcagagggaggctgaggaaggtcATTATTAATGCTCATTCACAGGAATCTCTTTATTGGAAGAGGGCAGTTGGTGATTGGGGAAGATGGGTGCCTTTTCTGATTTTCAATACCACCTCCACAGCACAGTAAAAAGAATCCGGAGACCTGGTTTCTAATACTGGTTCTGCTACTATGACTGGAGTCAATTTCTTTATGTGGAAAATGAAGTGGGGGGATCAGGTGAATTCATCTTTGGGTCCCTTCCAactttaatatttgtaattttatactCATGCCCTCCCCTATAATCAGGTGAACATTCCGGATTGGATTGTCGAACTTCGCCATGAGTTGACCCACAAGAAAATGCCTCATATAAATGACTGTCGCAGAGGTGAGTCTCCAGGGGGTATACCTATCTCAGTTAAGCCCTGGGGCCGGGATTGGGGGTACCCGGGAGTGAAGGGGCACCTGGGATCAGGGCTGGGACTGGGGTAACACAAGTGAGGCTCTTACCTTGGGCACAACATTTAAGGAGGGGGGCAAAAGTTTcagtaatcaaaataaataacattataatGTGGAAAAATCCaggataaaatatcaaaattttaaataaaacagggtTATTAGGCTGgtcgtggtggctcatgcctgtaatcctagcactctgggaggccgagttgggaggatcgtttgagctcaggagttcgagaccagcctgaacaagagcgagaccctgtctctactaaaaatagaaataaattagctgcacaactaaaaatatatagaaaaaattagccgggcatggtggcgcatgcctgtaatcccagctacttgggaggccgaggcagaaggatcacttgagcccaggagtttcaggttgctgtgagctaggctgacaccaaggcactctagccttggcaacagagtgaggctgtgtctcaaaaacaaacaaacccccccAAAACAGGGTTATTATTACTGGTTTCGCCTTTGCTTCAGGCTCCAACATGGCTTGGCAGGGTACTGTTCTGATTCTGTTTTGATACCTTGACTAAAGAGGTTTTTGGCCTCCCCTTAAATTTTGCTCCTGGGAGTAGTGCCTCGTTAGCCTCATTCCCCTCACCCTagtggggggagaggggtgggttgAGAAGCATGAGCCATCAACAGTGTCATGAACCCAGGAGTTCTTCGGCCACCCACCCCATCCCAGTTAAGAATCCCTGATTTAGCCTCATCCCTcgtgatggggaaactgagatctAGAAAAGGGAAGAGACTTGGTCAAGGCCATGTAACTAGCTAGTGGGGCTGTATCCTAGTTTTCTCACAGCCCCTTGCTATTTTTGGCATCCTGTTTCTAAGTCTAGTATTAGTTATTTCTAGGAAAGGTGCTGGTGTGCAGAAGGCAAAGAACAGGGATAACCCAGAGTGAGAGAGGCTGCTTCTGGATATTTGAGATTTGAGTCTTGGAGCCAAGCCCCTTCCCTGGGACCTTCCTGTAACGCTCACAAGCTGAAGCTGGGGGCTGAGATGTCTCGGGGCCTGCTAGCTGCTTGCCTGTGGCTGGTCCTATGGCACTGTCTTCTTCTCTCCTCTACTCTAGGGTGCTACTTTGTCCTGGATTGGCTCCAGAAGACCTACTGGTGCCGCCAACTGGAGAACAGCCTGAGAGACacctgggagttggaggaagaTGGGGAAGAGACAGATGAAGAGAACCAGGAGGAAGATGAGAACCTCATTGTCGATGACATCACAGAACAGAAACCAGAGCCTCAGGACAATAAGAAAGATGAAGACTCAGCTGTCAGGGATAATGGTGACAGCAAAGGCAGTGAAGACATGGATTCTTCTTACAAAAAGGCTCTGAGACATAAAGAGCTATATGGTAGGTGTCCTAGGGGGCAGACAGTGGCCCATGAGCCCGGAAGGCTCAGACTTAGAGTTAGCACTGGTTATTTCTGACTCAGCATTTCCTCTGGTGCCGTGGTGAGTCCCAGCTTAAAAAGTTTGTCACAAACTATCTTCCCTGGCTAGTTTCCATAGTGTAGTGGCTATCACATTCGATTCCATAAACCATCTTCCTTGAGCCCTGTGAAGTAGGAGGGGAAGGAATTCTAGTTCCCAATTTACAACTCAAGAAATGAGGTGAGAAGGGCTCAAGAGGAGCCCAGCAGGAGCATGGATCTGGGCTGGCAGTCATATTTGTCTTCCCTTCTGTTTCCAGAAAGAGCCCGAGAACTGCTGGTGTCATATGAAGAGGAACAGTTTAAGGTGAGAAAGTGCCCTTGACCTGGTGTGCTCTCATCTGCCCCAGCCATTTCTTCCCTCTTGCCAGCTACCTGAGAGAAGTGTTGAGAaggaatttgaaagaaaagtGGCAAAGCATGAGAGAACTTctcagaaagagagaggggggaaCTAGGAAGGAGACAAGAGGAGCAGCGTCCAATTGGCTAATCCTCCACACCGATGGGAGCAGATGATGAAGTCTGTGGATAGTCTGCCCCACTGGGTGGGTGGTAGGGAACAACTGGGAATGGGTAGTTGTACGGGCCT of the Lemur catta isolate mLemCat1 chromosome X, mLemCat1.pri, whole genome shotgun sequence genome contains:
- the LAS1L gene encoding ribosomal biogenesis protein LAS1L isoform X8; this encodes MDLMWSAWYGKWVKVKESSPLWGQSIVVAWLTRAEWDQVTVYLFCDDHKLQRYALNRITVWRSRLGNELPLAVASTADLIRCKLMDVTGGLGTDELRLLYGMALVRFVNLISERKTKFSRLPLKFLAQEVNIPDWIVELRHELTHKKMPHINDCRRGCYFVLDWLQKTYWCRQLENSLRDTWELEEDGEETDEENQEEDENLIVDDITEQKPEPQDNKKDEDSAVRDNGDSKGSEDMDSSYKKALRHKELYERARELLVSYEEEQFKVLEKFRLLPQSIKVWNNPSPRVECILAELKGITWENREAVLDAFLDDGFLIPTFEQLEALQIDYEDCQTEVQRGEGTDAKSHKNMDLGDILVPKPFSQFWQPLLRGLHSQTFTQALLERMLSELPALGDSGIRSSYILRWTVELIVANTKTGRNARGFSANQWEARRSWRLFSCSASLDWPRVVESCLGSPCWASPQLLQL
- the LAS1L gene encoding ribosomal biogenesis protein LAS1L isoform X6: MDLMWSAWYGKWVKVKESSPLWGQSIVVAWLTRAEWDQVTVYLFCDDHKLQRYALNRITVWRSRLGNELPLAVASTADLIRCKLMDVTGGLGTDELRLLYGMALVRFVNLISERKTKFSRLPLKFLAQEVNIPDWIVELRHELTHKKMPHINDCRRGCYFVLDWLQKTYWCRQLENSLRDTWELEEDGEETDEENQEEDENLIVDDITEQKPEPQDNKKDEDSAVRDNGDSKGSEDMDSSYKKALRHKELYERARELLVSYEEEQFKVLEKFRLLPQSIKVWNNPSPRVECILAELKGITWENREAVLDAFLDDGFLIPTFEQLEALQIDYEDCQTEVQRGEGTDAKSHKNMDLGDILVPKPFSQFWQPLLRGLHSQTFTQALLERMLSELPALGDSGIRSSYILRWTVELIVANTKTGRNARGFSANQWEARRSWRLFSCSASLDWPRVVESCLGSPCWASPQLLQLACRVEAAGLGEVWTTEISQPKHTRGMRHMPAVTATHLGTIPCAQILPFPDNQ